A genomic stretch from Dissulfurispira thermophila includes:
- a CDS encoding rhodanese-like domain-containing protein, with translation MGRKSLLTILAVFAAATMVIAVSSGVAEQKPTVAKSCSLPGCHTPQDKVLRGNAGGVSAKAETIQINTGVVWTVKFSDATKIANWDKPINKIPRNKEIAITYTEKDGQLYAIAIAVKPPVKVPPEKLLNVEDMKRFLAEGKALIIDARPAPRYHEGHIPGAINIWDAEFDKNINKLPKEKDALIVYYCAGPT, from the coding sequence ATGGGAAGGAAGTCATTATTAACTATTCTTGCTGTCTTTGCTGCTGCAACCATGGTTATAGCGGTATCCAGTGGTGTTGCAGAGCAAAAGCCAACAGTGGCAAAGTCATGTTCTCTGCCCGGATGCCACACTCCACAGGATAAGGTATTGAGGGGTAATGCTGGAGGAGTTTCTGCTAAAGCAGAGACAATCCAGATAAACACAGGGGTTGTATGGACAGTAAAATTCAGCGATGCCACGAAGATAGCAAACTGGGACAAACCTATAAATAAAATACCGCGCAACAAAGAAATTGCTATTACCTATACAGAAAAAGATGGACAACTTTATGCAATTGCAATAGCCGTAAAACCACCTGTTAAAGTGCCTCCTGAAAAGCTGCTGAATGTCGAAGATATGAAGAGATTCCTTGCAGAAGGTAAGGCTCTGATAATAGACGCAAGACCAGCACCGAGATACCATGAAGGGCATATCCCGGGGGCGATAAACATCTGGGATGCTGAATTTGATAAAAATATTAACAAACTCCCAAAGGAAAAAGATGCTCTTATTGTTTACTACTGCGCTGGTCCTACTTGA
- a CDS encoding rhodanese-like domain-containing protein gives MPEWKKQGNLVVSTKTNLKELMDKDIPHVLIDVRPPDVASKEHIKGAVNISLNELENARDRFPIQKNAPIIIYCNTEKLSQDAFKVVRKWGYVNASYLEGGIEGWKKAGNPVLSGQLKTNIVYVPRPRPGEIAITEFKKIADAIPADKFILDVRDEDEAANGMIKGAVNIPTQDIQKRLSEIPRDKEIITHCSTGVRAEIAYNVLKEAGYKVRFLNANVKIDKSGKYEISKD, from the coding sequence ATGCCTGAATGGAAAAAACAGGGTAATTTAGTAGTATCTACTAAGACAAATCTCAAAGAGCTAATGGACAAAGATATTCCACATGTGCTTATTGATGTTAGACCACCCGATGTAGCATCAAAGGAGCACATAAAGGGAGCAGTTAATATTTCACTTAATGAACTCGAAAATGCAAGGGATAGATTTCCTATCCAAAAAAATGCACCTATAATTATTTACTGCAATACGGAAAAGCTCTCTCAGGATGCATTTAAGGTAGTCAGAAAATGGGGGTATGTGAATGCAAGTTATCTCGAAGGCGGAATAGAAGGCTGGAAAAAGGCTGGCAATCCTGTATTAAGCGGACAGTTGAAAACTAATATTGTTTATGTGCCAAGACCGCGTCCCGGTGAGATAGCAATCACAGAGTTCAAAAAGATTGCTGATGCAATACCTGCTGATAAGTTTATTCTGGATGTAAGGGATGAAGACGAAGCAGCAAATGGTATGATTAAAGGGGCTGTAAATATTCCTACACAGGATATTCAAAAAAGGCTTTCTGAAATCCCCAGAGATAAAGAGATTATAACTCATTGTTCAACTGGTGTGAGGGCTGAGATTGCCTACAATGTGTTAAAAGAAGCAGGATATAAGGTTCGATTTCTTAATGCAAATGTAAAGATAGATAAAAGTGGAAAATACGAAATAAGCAAAGACTAA
- the tolB gene encoding Tol-Pal system beta propeller repeat protein TolB — protein sequence MNKSQKSEIRCQRSEKKWLLFFIVCILSSVSCVLNFAHADKIYIDITSPGIKRLPIAVQGFIGGSEISDIVKNDLTFTGLFDCIDESAHIERPEQPFNTNNWKGLGVEIVVKGKIIKNNPLSVIVSVYDVAENRELLTKEYAGSPDILRLISHSIANDIYKILTGQHGIFKTKIAFVGERNGTKELYLMDWDGYRIYSLGVTGGILLSPRWSYDKTKIIYSAERNRSWDIYLLDMNTLKEKNIVRLNGLNMVGNFFPNNKEFVFSSSKDGKSNIHVGDISSMKGWKLISSPWIDVSPAVSPDGNYILFVSNRSGSPQIYISDKEGNGIRRLTFEGSYNTSPAWSPKGDRIAFVRMINGKNQIFIMKPDGSGIMQLTTSGNNEDPCFSPDGRYITFTSDRDGSKGIYLMRSNGEAQKRITQKGIKATSPSWSP from the coding sequence ATGAATAAAAGTCAGAAGTCAGAGATCAGATGTCAGAGGTCAGAAAAAAAATGGCTCCTATTTTTTATAGTTTGTATCCTATCTTCTGTGTCCTGTGTTCTAAATTTCGCCCATGCTGATAAGATCTACATTGACATAACCTCTCCCGGTATTAAGAGATTGCCCATTGCTGTCCAGGGTTTTATCGGCGGAAGCGAAATATCGGATATTGTGAAGAATGATCTAACATTCACAGGGCTTTTTGACTGCATTGATGAATCTGCTCATATAGAAAGACCTGAACAGCCTTTTAATACAAACAACTGGAAGGGTCTTGGTGTAGAGATTGTAGTAAAAGGTAAGATTATAAAGAACAACCCTCTGAGTGTCATTGTCTCTGTCTATGATGTAGCAGAAAATAGAGAGTTGCTGACCAAAGAGTATGCTGGATCTCCTGATATTTTAAGACTAATTTCTCACTCGATAGCCAATGACATATATAAGATTCTTACAGGACAGCATGGCATATTCAAGACAAAAATTGCATTTGTCGGAGAAAGAAATGGCACTAAAGAGCTTTACTTAATGGATTGGGATGGATATCGAATATATAGTCTTGGCGTAACCGGGGGTATATTGCTTTCTCCTCGATGGTCATATGACAAAACCAAAATCATTTATTCAGCAGAGAGGAATAGAAGCTGGGATATTTACTTGCTTGACATGAATACACTGAAAGAAAAAAATATCGTGAGATTGAATGGATTAAATATGGTAGGGAATTTTTTCCCTAATAACAAGGAATTTGTTTTTTCATCATCAAAGGATGGAAAATCAAATATCCATGTTGGTGATATCTCAAGCATGAAGGGCTGGAAACTCATATCATCGCCATGGATTGATGTTTCGCCTGCTGTTTCTCCTGACGGGAATTATATATTATTTGTTTCTAATAGGTCAGGAAGCCCTCAGATATATATTTCAGACAAAGAGGGTAATGGAATAAGAAGGCTCACATTCGAAGGCTCATACAATACATCTCCTGCATGGTCTCCAAAAGGTGATAGGATTGCATTTGTAAGGATGATAAATGGAAAAAATCAGATTTTTATCATGAAGCCTGATGGGAGCGGAATAATGCAATTAACGACCAGTGGAAACAATGAAGACCCTTGTTTTTCACCTGATGGAAGATACATAACCTTTACATCTGACAGAGATGGTTCAAAAGGGATATATCTGATGAGGTCAAATGGGGAGGCTCAAAAAAGAATAACTCAAAAAGGCATTAAGGCGACCAGCCCAAGCTGGTCGCCTTAA
- the tolA gene encoding cell envelope integrity protein TolA codes for MKTSGIYSAFTFSLFLHVLIAAIALVIAQHSSLYKLSQTYIVTIVDSTAFSNQQSATVSSRPSETEVHGSNHQQAKSETQSINTSPKSKNTSKRDEIAIKEQIEALQAKKKIEKMAALRKIVDIGGIKSEVRTQKSEAKTKDSTSGNQAFGGDYYSTVINKIKQQWIFPESIDKDLLAIVTIKIAKDGSVTISKIERSSGNALFDRSALRAISKASPLPPPPQEIEIGVRFKP; via the coding sequence ATGAAGACCTCTGGCATTTATAGTGCCTTTACATTTTCCCTTTTTCTGCATGTTTTGATAGCTGCTATAGCATTAGTTATTGCACAGCATTCGAGTCTATACAAATTATCACAGACATATATTGTAACAATAGTTGATAGCACAGCATTTAGCAATCAACAGTCAGCAACAGTTAGCAGTCGCCCATCTGAAACAGAGGTCCATGGTTCAAATCATCAGCAAGCAAAATCTGAAACTCAAAGCATAAATACATCACCAAAATCAAAAAATACTTCAAAAAGAGATGAAATAGCAATCAAAGAACAGATAGAAGCTCTTCAAGCAAAAAAGAAGATAGAAAAAATGGCAGCCCTCAGAAAAATAGTAGATATCGGGGGAATAAAGTCAGAAGTCAGAACCCAGAAGTCAGAAGCAAAGACTAAAGATTCAACATCTGGAAATCAAGCCTTTGGAGGAGACTATTATTCAACAGTTATAAACAAAATAAAGCAACAGTGGATATTTCCTGAAAGCATTGACAAGGATTTGCTTGCAATAGTTACAATTAAAATAGCAAAAGACGGAAGCGTAACAATTAGCAAAATAGAACGGAGTTCTGGTAATGCCCTTTTTGATAGATCAGCACTAAGGGCAATAAGTAAGGCAAGTCCATTACCACCACCACCGCAAGAAATTGAGATAGGAGTGAGGTTTAAGCCATGA
- the tolR gene encoding protein TolR — translation MAFKTSRHKAVMSEINVTPLVDVMLVLLIIFMVTAPLLQQGVDVNLPKAKGKDLPPEERVTIVIKKGGNIFMNDNPVSMNDMVKKLSAISKLNPNVFLKADKDVPYGLVVEVMGEIKEAGIEKLGMITEPKITLP, via the coding sequence ATGGCATTCAAAACATCCCGACATAAGGCAGTAATGTCCGAGATAAATGTCACCCCTCTTGTTGATGTAATGCTTGTGCTTTTAATCATTTTCATGGTCACTGCTCCGCTGCTTCAGCAAGGTGTTGATGTGAACCTTCCAAAGGCAAAAGGGAAAGACCTCCCACCAGAAGAGAGGGTTACCATTGTTATAAAAAAAGGCGGGAATATATTTATGAACGACAATCCAGTATCTATGAATGATATGGTTAAAAAACTATCAGCAATAAGCAAGTTGAATCCAAATGTCTTTTTAAAAGCAGATAAGGATGTGCCTTATGGATTGGTGGTAGAGGTCATGGGAGAGATAAAAGAGGCGGGGATAGAGAAATTGGGCATGATAACAGAGCCTAAAATCACCCTCCCATAG
- the tolQ gene encoding protein TolQ, producing the protein MEHSAIQLVLQAGVVVKIVLAILFFFSIVSWTIIFQKWRHFANADKETYNFLRIYEATQNPKDLFSSSKKFTVSPLSNLFRSVYSEKTYTDRDELKRMLKRYSALEAAKLERYLNFLATTGSSTPFIGLFGTVWGIMNAFRGIGSAGSASLAIVAPHIAEALIATAIGLAAAIPAVIAYNYYLSRANRMIIEMEDFSEELVDYILKH; encoded by the coding sequence ATGGAACACTCAGCAATTCAATTGGTACTTCAGGCAGGGGTTGTAGTAAAAATAGTCCTTGCAATCCTCTTTTTCTTTTCTATAGTGTCATGGACAATAATTTTTCAGAAATGGCGTCATTTTGCAAATGCAGATAAAGAAACATACAACTTCCTAAGAATATATGAGGCAACACAGAATCCTAAAGACCTCTTTTCATCTTCAAAGAAATTTACAGTAAGCCCATTATCGAATTTATTCAGGTCAGTTTATTCTGAAAAAACTTATACAGACAGAGACGAACTCAAGCGAATGCTTAAGAGATATAGTGCTCTTGAGGCTGCAAAATTAGAAAGGTATCTTAATTTTCTTGCAACAACTGGGTCATCAACACCGTTTATTGGCCTTTTTGGAACTGTCTGGGGAATAATGAATGCATTCAGGGGCATTGGCAGCGCTGGCTCTGCATCACTTGCAATTGTTGCACCCCATATTGCAGAGGCATTGATAGCAACTGCTATAGGCCTTGCTGCTGCTATTCCTGCTGTCATTGCATATAACTACTACCTCAGCAGAGCAAATAGGATGATAATAGAGATGGAAGATTTTTCAGAAGAACTCGTTGACTATATATTAAAGCACTAA
- the rfaE1 gene encoding D-glycero-beta-D-manno-heptose-7-phosphate kinase produces the protein MGFAKIINAFKDKRILIIGDLILDRFIYGKVNRISPEAPVPVVEVVSESFLLGGAANVANNVIALGGNVSIAGIVGKDTAGRILKELFEERNINIEGLIEDKRPTTVKTRVIAHHQQVVRFDREDRKRLDGKNLLNLTNYIKKALKEHDAVIISDYKKGVISSSLIRTVVKHAKQNNTFVAVDPKVGHFHFYKNVSLITPNLMEASQGSGVEIKDEPSLLKAGKTLMTKLSCRSVLITRSEDGMSLFERDESKKIKTTHIPTAAKKVFDVTGAGDTVIAAITLAHVAGASLEQAAVIANHAAGIVVGEVGTAVVTPERLMTSLQG, from the coding sequence ATGGGTTTTGCCAAAATCATCAATGCCTTTAAAGACAAAAGAATACTAATAATTGGCGACTTGATACTTGACCGTTTCATCTACGGAAAGGTAAACAGGATTTCTCCTGAAGCCCCTGTGCCTGTGGTTGAAGTGGTAAGTGAATCGTTTCTGCTTGGTGGTGCTGCAAATGTTGCAAACAATGTTATAGCACTTGGCGGAAATGTATCCATTGCTGGAATAGTAGGGAAAGACACAGCAGGGAGGATTTTAAAAGAATTGTTCGAGGAGAGAAATATAAATATAGAAGGCTTAATTGAAGACAAAAGGCCTACAACAGTGAAGACAAGAGTTATTGCCCATCATCAGCAGGTGGTGAGATTTGATAGGGAGGACAGGAAAAGACTGGATGGTAAAAATCTCTTGAATCTCACTAACTATATAAAAAAGGCATTAAAAGAGCATGACGCAGTGATTATTTCTGATTACAAAAAAGGAGTTATATCATCGTCTCTGATTAGAACAGTGGTAAAGCATGCAAAACAGAACAATACATTTGTTGCTGTTGACCCTAAGGTTGGACATTTCCATTTTTATAAAAATGTGTCTTTGATAACTCCAAATCTCATGGAGGCATCGCAAGGATCAGGTGTTGAGATAAAGGACGAACCAAGCCTTTTAAAGGCAGGAAAGACATTGATGACCAAATTATCTTGTAGGTCTGTGCTTATAACACGTAGTGAAGATGGCATGAGTCTTTTTGAGAGGGATGAATCTAAAAAAATCAAGACAACACATATTCCGACTGCAGCAAAAAAGGTATTTGATGTTACCGGTGCTGGAGATACTGTAATTGCTGCGATTACCCTTGCCCATGTAGCAGGAGCATCTCTTGAACAGGCTGCAGTAATAGCAAATCATGCAGCAGGAATAGTGGTGGGTGAGGTTGGAACAGCAGTTGTAACACCAGAGAGACTTATGACATCTTTGCAGGGATAA
- a CDS encoding 7-cyano-7-deazaguanine synthase, which translates to MPKAIALYSGGLDSTLAILVAKRQGIEVTAITCLTHFGCDISDKSSCSKNPFAASEKFGFEVKLCHLADKFIEIVKNPKFGHGRNMNPCIDCRILMLKEAKEFMRMTGAEFIITGEVLGQRPMSQRKDTFPRIDRESGLEGYVLRPLSAKLLKPTIPEQMGIVDREKLYDFHGRSRKQQMKLAEEFGLTEYPAPAGGCLLTDPIYAYRLKELLRHNPSPSLKDINLLRVGRHFRISNNCKIVVGRDENENNTIQSLVENTDYLLSVNGFGSPLTIICGDASDEAIKLAAAICARYSDAKKLPVVEVSVLGNGEEFKIQANPRVDNIVDSLRIQPFKEVIA; encoded by the coding sequence ATGCCTAAGGCAATCGCATTATATTCAGGAGGCCTTGACAGCACCCTTGCCATACTTGTTGCTAAGAGGCAGGGAATAGAAGTTACTGCTATTACCTGCCTTACACATTTCGGATGTGATATTTCTGATAAATCATCTTGCTCTAAAAATCCATTCGCTGCTTCAGAGAAATTTGGCTTTGAAGTCAAACTTTGCCATCTTGCTGACAAATTTATAGAGATAGTGAAAAATCCTAAATTTGGGCATGGCAGAAACATGAATCCTTGCATTGACTGTAGAATCCTCATGCTGAAAGAGGCAAAAGAGTTTATGAGAATGACAGGTGCAGAGTTTATTATCACTGGAGAGGTTTTAGGACAGAGGCCTATGAGTCAAAGGAAGGATACATTCCCAAGAATAGATAGAGAGTCAGGTCTTGAAGGTTATGTATTAAGACCTCTCAGCGCAAAACTACTAAAACCAACCATTCCTGAGCAAATGGGAATTGTGGATAGAGAAAAACTTTACGATTTTCACGGCAGGTCGAGAAAGCAGCAGATGAAACTGGCGGAAGAATTTGGACTTACGGAATATCCAGCACCAGCAGGCGGATGTCTTTTGACAGACCCTATATATGCCTATCGCCTTAAAGAATTGCTAAGGCATAATCCATCACCTTCATTAAAAGATATAAATCTGTTGCGTGTAGGCCGCCATTTCAGAATTTCCAATAACTGCAAAATAGTCGTTGGGAGAGACGAGAATGAAAATAATACAATTCAATCGCTGGTTGAAAATACAGACTATCTTTTAAGTGTCAATGGTTTTGGCAGCCCTTTGACAATTATCTGCGGAGATGCATCTGACGAAGCCATTAAATTGGCTGCAGCAATATGTGCGAGGTATTCTGATGCAAAAAAACTGCCTGTTGTAGAGGTTTCAGTGCTTGGCAATGGTGAGGAATTTAAGATTCAGGCAAATCCTCGAGTAGATAATATTGTTGATTCTCTCAGGATACAACCTTTTAAGGAAGTTATAGCCTGA
- the hisF gene encoding imidazole glycerol phosphate synthase subunit HisF: MLAKRIIPCLDVRDGRVVKGVKFLDIRDAGDPVENAIFYDEQGADELVFLDITASHEKRKIILDVVERTATDVFMPLTVGGGIKSLNDIRDLLNAGCDKVSINTTAVNNPEFIREAAERFGSQCIVVAIDAKRVHDSRFEIRDPEEIPDWLKNSKELSEILCLQPLAFSLQPLWEVYTHGGRRPKGINAIEWAKYMEELGAGEILLTSMDRDGTKEGFDLELTRAVSEAVSIPVIASGGVGNLEHLHEGIVKGKADAVLAASIFHYREYTIREAKEYLRNKGIPVRL; encoded by the coding sequence ATGCTTGCAAAACGGATAATACCATGTCTTGATGTTAGGGACGGCAGGGTTGTAAAGGGTGTAAAATTTCTCGATATTAGGGATGCTGGAGACCCTGTTGAAAATGCCATTTTTTATGATGAGCAGGGTGCTGATGAGCTTGTATTCCTCGACATAACTGCATCTCATGAAAAGAGAAAGATTATTCTCGATGTTGTTGAAAGAACAGCAACAGATGTGTTTATGCCCTTAACTGTTGGCGGCGGTATTAAAAGCCTAAATGACATCAGAGACTTGCTGAATGCTGGATGTGATAAGGTTTCGATAAATACAACTGCTGTAAACAACCCTGAATTCATAAGAGAGGCAGCAGAAAGATTTGGCAGCCAGTGTATAGTTGTAGCAATAGATGCTAAACGGGTTCATGACTCGAGGTTTGAGATAAGAGATCCTGAGGAGATCCCTGACTGGCTCAAGAATTCAAAAGAACTGAGTGAGATATTGTGTCTTCAGCCCTTAGCCTTCAGCCTTCAGCCTCTCTGGGAGGTCTATACGCACGGCGGAAGAAGACCAAAAGGAATAAATGCTATTGAATGGGCGAAATATATGGAGGAACTTGGAGCAGGAGAAATCCTCCTTACGAGCATGGATAGAGATGGGACAAAAGAAGGCTTTGACCTTGAGCTCACAAGAGCTGTATCAGAGGCAGTCTCAATACCTGTAATAGCATCTGGAGGCGTTGGAAATCTTGAACATCTGCATGAGGGCATTGTCAAGGGTAAAGCAGATGCTGTGCTTGCAGCATCCATATTTCATTACAGAGAATATACGATAAGAGAGGCAAAGGAGTATCTTAGGAACAAAGGGATACCTGTCAGGCTATAA
- the hisA gene encoding 1-(5-phosphoribosyl)-5-[(5-phosphoribosylamino)methylideneamino]imidazole-4-carboxamide isomerase, translated as MLVIPAIDLKDGLCVRLLQGRKEDATIYSDDPASTAKRWESCGAKLLHVVDLDGAFTGNQKNIEGIRKIRQAVGMDIEVGGGIRNLQQIDLLISIGIDRVILGTAAIENPEIVKEACKKYPGKVLVGIDAKNGFVAVKGWVEVTGVRAKELALKMQDRGVFGIIYTDISKDGMMTGPNIETTREMVETLTIPVIASGGVSSIEDIKRLKEIKGLYGVITGKAIYSGAIDLKEAIEIAVKR; from the coding sequence AATTCCTGCAATAGATCTAAAGGATGGTCTCTGCGTAAGACTTCTTCAGGGAAGAAAAGAAGATGCGACCATTTATTCTGATGACCCTGCATCGACAGCTAAAAGATGGGAATCTTGCGGGGCAAAACTTCTTCATGTTGTTGACCTTGATGGCGCATTTACCGGCAATCAAAAAAATATAGAGGGTATTCGTAAAATAAGGCAAGCAGTTGGCATGGATATAGAAGTGGGAGGAGGGATAAGAAATTTACAGCAGATTGATTTGCTTATATCTATTGGAATTGATAGGGTTATTTTGGGCACTGCTGCTATAGAAAACCCAGAGATTGTAAAAGAGGCATGTAAAAAATACCCCGGTAAGGTTCTTGTAGGTATTGATGCAAAAAATGGCTTTGTGGCTGTAAAAGGATGGGTAGAAGTTACCGGTGTGAGGGCAAAGGAACTTGCATTAAAAATGCAAGACCGCGGTGTTTTTGGGATCATCTACACTGATATTTCTAAGGATGGTATGATGACAGGTCCAAATATTGAGACAACAAGAGAGATGGTAGAGACACTTACTATCCCTGTTATAGCATCGGGAGGGGTGTCGTCAATTGAGGATATAAAGAGGCTCAAGGAGATAAAGGGGCTCTACGGAGTAATAACGGGAAAGGCTATTTATTCAGGGGCAATAGATCTAAAAGAGGCGATAGAGATTGCAGTGAAGAGGTAG